The sequence ATCATGCAAATCCCTCTTTTCTTTATGCAAGAACCAATGTTTAATATCTTTTTAACTTTGGCGCTTGGGATGCTCGCGTTATATGGCATTGAGTTTAAAAACTACTTCTTAGTCGGACTCATTTTACTGAGTGCTTGGATTTTTCCATTCGATTATGGTTTGTATGGTATTTTACTGATTATTGGTTCTTACCTATTGAAAAATCGTTGGCTGTTATTTTCCATCTATAGTTTAGCAATTGCTTTTTTAAGCCAATACACAGACCATCTTAGTGTTATTCAGCTTTATGCTATCGCGGCGTTACCTTTTATTTACATGTACAATGGGCAACGTGGTCGCAGTTGGAAATGGTTTTT comes from Brochothrix thermosphacta DSM 20171 = FSL F6-1036 and encodes:
- a CDS encoding TraX family protein, with amino-acid sequence MFKKLDGFTLKLIALLSMTIDHIGVFFYLDSGWRIVGRLAFPIFAFLLTEGYRHTHNRKKYFLTIALSGVIMQIPLFFMQEPMFNIFLTLALGMLALYGIEFKNYFLVGLILLSAWIFPFDYGLYGILLIIGSYLLKNRWLLFSIYSLAIAFLSQYTDHLSVIQLYAIAALPFIYMYNGQRGRSWKWFFYIYYPLHIIIINILATLVMYLKQ